The genomic window GATCATCACCGATAATGCCTTTGCCAAAGCCCGTATCCAAAGAGTTGAGATTAAACGTCTGCGCAAGGAGTTGAAGGCAGGCATAATCCCTATCGTAGCCGGGTTCCAGGGGATGGATAAAAACGGAAACATCACCACGCTGGGTCGGGGAGGATCGGACACTACAGGAGTTGCCCTGGCTGCGGCCCTGAAGGCGGATGTCTGCGAAATCTATACGGACGTAGAAGGGGTTTATACAACGGATCCCAATATCTGCCAGGAGGCCCGCAAGTTGTCCCGCATTACCTATGATGAGATGATGGAAATGGCTTCGCTGGGGGCGAAGGTGCTTCAGATTCGTTCGGTGGAATTTGCCAAGAAATATAACGTCCCCATTCATGTTCGGTCATCTTTTTCCGAAAAGAATGGGACTTTCGTTATCAAGGAGGATGAGAAAATGGAACGGGTATTAGTCTCTGGCGTCACCTACAATAAGAACGAGGCGCGCATCACTGTCGTCCGGGTCCCGGATAAACCAGGGATTGCTTCCAGGATCTTTACGCCTATTTCCGATGCCAATATCCTTGTGGATATGATTATTCAAAATAATAGCGCTGACGGGTACACCGACTTAACTTTTACCGTCCCCAAGGTGGATTTCAAGAAAGCTTTGAAACTGGTGAAAAAAGCGGCCGAAGAAATCAAAGCCCAGGAAGTCCTGACCGATGAAAACATTGCTAAAGTTTCCATCGTTGGGGCAGGCATGGTCAGCCATGCCGGTGTGGCCTCGAAAATGTTCACAGCTCTGGCCAATGAAAATATAAATATCTTGATGATCAGTACATCGGAAATCAAGATTTCCTGTGTGGTTGATGCCAAATATGGTGAGTTAGCTGCCCGGGTATTGCACCAGGCGTTCGGACTGGATAAAGGGGAACTGCGGAAAGAGCCATGAGTATAAAAAAACGACCGGAAAGAAAAATCGTTTTTTACGATACCACGTTGCGGGACGGAACTCAAGCCGAAGACATTTCTTTTTCCGTGGAAGACAAAGTTCGCATCGCCCTTCGCCTCGATGAGCTGGGAATTGACTATATCGAAGGGGGTTGGCCGGGATCTAACCCCAAAGATATGGCTTTTTTTCGGGAGATCCGCAATTATTCACTAAAAAAGTCCACGATTGCCGCCTTTGGCTCCACGGCCAAAGCCCGCACCGCACCGGAGGCGGATGCCAATTTGAAAGCTTTGTTGGGAGCCAAAACCCGGGCTGTCACCATCTTCGGTAAGTCTTGGGATATACATGTTCGCGATGCCCTACGGATCTCCCTGGAACAGAACGTGGCGATGATTCGTGATTCGTTAAAATTCCTGAAGACCGCCGTCCCGGAAGTTTATTATGATGCCGAACACTTTTTTGACGGGTTTAAAGGCAACCCAGAATACGCTCTGGGCACTCTCCAAGCAGCGCAGGAAGCCGAGGTCGACAACATCGTTCTTTGCGACACCAACGGCGGAACCCTGCCCAGCGAGATCACCGAGATCATCCGGGCGGTCCAGGAAAAAATTGCTCTTCCCTTAGGCATTCACGCTCATAACGACACCGAGATGGCTGTCGCCAATACGGTGGCTGCCGTCCAAATGGGGGTAGGCCACATCCAGGGAACGATCAATGGCTATGGCGAACGCTGCGGCAATGCCAATCTTTGTTCCATTCTTCCTAATCTGCAATTTAAGCTTAAGCTGGACTGCCTCAGCGAAGCGCAGATGGGCAAGCTGAGGGAGATCTCCCATTTCGTGGCTGAATTGGCCAACCTCCAACCCAATAAACACCAACCCTACGTCGGTTCGAGCGCTTTTGCTCACAAAGGTGGAGTTCACGTTAGCGCCATCGCAAAGAACCCGCAAACCTACGAACATATCCCGCCGGAGAAGGTAGGAAACCATCGTCGCGTTCTGGTCTCGGACCTGGCCGGCAAGAGCAATATCCTGCAAAAAGCAGCCGAATATCAAATCGACCTGCACCCCAAAGATCCGTTGACGCATGAAATTTTGAACACCCTCAAGGAATTGGAAAATCAGGGTTACCAGTACGAGGGGGCTGAAGCCTCTTTTGAACTTCTGATGAAAAAGGCCTTGGGCGCACAAAAGAGATATTTTGAACTAATCGGGTTCCGGATCCTTTCGGAAAAGCTGCGGGAAGACCGCGCCCCGGTTTCCGAAGCCACCATTATGATTAAAGTAGGGGGAAAGGTGGAACACACTGCGGCCACCGGCAATGGCCCGGTGAATGCTTTGGACAATGCCCTTCGCAAGGCCTTGGAAAAATTCTATCCCCAGTTAACCGATATGGAACTGGTGGATTACAAAGTGCGAGTTCTTTCTGCAGGAAAGGGTACAGCGTCCAAAGTCCGCGTGCTCATTGAGTCCGGAGATCATCAGGACAAATGGGGAACCGTAGGGGTTTCAGAAAACATCATTGAGGCCAGCTGGCAAGCCTTGGTCGATTCCATAAACTATAAACTTTTAAAGGACGAGAAGGCTAAAAAATGACCCGAGAGCAGCAGGGGGTGGTTCTCTTCCTCGCCTCTTTATTGGTCCTTTTCTTCTTCTTAACGTCTCATTCTTCTCCTCCGTCTTTACCGGTCCGCTTTGTTGCCGCAGGTGATTTCTCCTTGAAAAAGTCTGGGGAAGGGGAGTTCTTGGTCGAAGTAGACGGGAGCGTCAACCGGCGCGGGGTTTACCCGGTGGCAAGGGGGGAAAGTATACTCGATGCCATCGAGAAAGCGGGAGGGATCAAGGATAAAATTTCTCTGCCTCCTGAAATTCTTCAGACCAAAATTGAAAAAAGCTGTCGCCTAAATGTTCTGCCGGAAGGGAACGAAAAAGGAAGAATAACGGTGGAACCCTTAGCCCCGCAAAAGCTTCCGGTACTTTCCATTCCGATTAATATCAACACGGCAAGCCTTGAAGAGTTAAATACGCTGCCCGGCATCGGGCCCAAAATCGCCCAAGCCATTATCGACTACCGGGAGCAGGGCGAAAAATTTACCTCTCCGGAAGACCTCCTCCGGGTCAGCGGCATCGGGCCCAAGAAACTGGCCGCCATCCGCCCGCACATCACTGCTCCCTAAAGCAGGAGGGCAAATTCAATTCAATGCGCATCAATGACCACGTTGGTCAACGTGCGCAGGACCCCGGTTATGCCCTGGATTTTGGAGACGATGAAGTCTCCCAAGACGCTGATGGAATCAGCTTCCACGAAGGTGATTACATCATAAGGGCCGGTAACCGTATGGGCTGTTTTGACCCCTGGAATTTGGGCGATCTCCCGGGCAATCACCCTGGCTTTACCCTGAGTTGTCTCGATAAAAATGTAGGCAGAAATGGCCATGGCATACCTCCCCATTTGGAGATTGCGGAACGTGGAAACAATAGTTCGGAGTATCTATCTAAAACTCCTAACTCATAACTCCGCTCTGATTTGGTTTAAAGACGTTCTACAATTAACGATACTGCTTCTCCCCCCCAGACAAAGAGAAACCATTCCCCGTTTCGCTTGCAAATCTTCCATGGCATAAAGAAGGGTAGTAAGGACGCGGGCACCGCTGGTTGTCCGGACCGCACTGACAATGACCGCTTCTTCCCTAGTTCCTCCCATCCGAATTTTTAGGATCATTCGTAAAGGAAAAAAATTCTGCCTAAAGATTACCTTTCCAATCCCTCTTTGTCAAACCTTTTTCAATTCAATAAAAAATAGTTCGGAGTAATAAGTTCAGCGTATGGAATTTAAAGATTCAATACTCCGAACTCCAAACTATGAACTATGAACTCTTCGCTTTTCATTTATCCTTGCCAAAATCCTTCATTCTGATAGAATTTTTTATTCCCAGAAGTCATTAAAAATGGGAAAAGGAGAAAGCATGGATGAAGACTTAATCAAAAAAACTGCCCAAGCCATTCTCCAAGCTAAAAAAGTGGTGGCCTTCACCGGAGCCGGGATATCGGTAGAAAGCGGGATTCCGGATTTTCGCGGGCCCTCAGGTCTTTGGGAGAGGTTCGATCCCATGGAATATGCCACCATCGAAG from Deltaproteobacteria bacterium includes these protein-coding regions:
- a CDS encoding aspartate kinase; this translates as MALIVQKYGGTSVGDLSRIRNVARRVAKTRQEGNDVVVVVSAMSGETDRLIQLAYQASDNPDLREYDALISTGEQVSMALLAITLNAMGVPSKSFLAPQIRIITDNAFAKARIQRVEIKRLRKELKAGIIPIVAGFQGMDKNGNITTLGRGGSDTTGVALAAALKADVCEIYTDVEGVYTTDPNICQEARKLSRITYDEMMEMASLGAKVLQIRSVEFAKKYNVPIHVRSSFSEKNGTFVIKEDEKMERVLVSGVTYNKNEARITVVRVPDKPGIASRIFTPISDANILVDMIIQNNSADGYTDLTFTVPKVDFKKALKLVKKAAEEIKAQEVLTDENIAKVSIVGAGMVSHAGVASKMFTALANENINILMISTSEIKISCVVDAKYGELAARVLHQAFGLDKGELRKEP
- the cimA gene encoding citramalate synthase, with the protein product MSIKKRPERKIVFYDTTLRDGTQAEDISFSVEDKVRIALRLDELGIDYIEGGWPGSNPKDMAFFREIRNYSLKKSTIAAFGSTAKARTAPEADANLKALLGAKTRAVTIFGKSWDIHVRDALRISLEQNVAMIRDSLKFLKTAVPEVYYDAEHFFDGFKGNPEYALGTLQAAQEAEVDNIVLCDTNGGTLPSEITEIIRAVQEKIALPLGIHAHNDTEMAVANTVAAVQMGVGHIQGTINGYGERCGNANLCSILPNLQFKLKLDCLSEAQMGKLREISHFVAELANLQPNKHQPYVGSSAFAHKGGVHVSAIAKNPQTYEHIPPEKVGNHRRVLVSDLAGKSNILQKAAEYQIDLHPKDPLTHEILNTLKELENQGYQYEGAEASFELLMKKALGAQKRYFELIGFRILSEKLREDRAPVSEATIMIKVGGKVEHTAATGNGPVNALDNALRKALEKFYPQLTDMELVDYKVRVLSAGKGTASKVRVLIESGDHQDKWGTVGVSENIIEASWQALVDSINYKLLKDEKAKK
- a CDS encoding ComEA family DNA-binding protein is translated as MTREQQGVVLFLASLLVLFFFLTSHSSPPSLPVRFVAAGDFSLKKSGEGEFLVEVDGSVNRRGVYPVARGESILDAIEKAGGIKDKISLPPEILQTKIEKSCRLNVLPEGNEKGRITVEPLAPQKLPVLSIPININTASLEELNTLPGIGPKIAQAIIDYREQGEKFTSPEDLLRVSGIGPKKLAAIRPHITAP
- a CDS encoding Lrp/AsnC ligand binding domain-containing protein; translated protein: MAISAYIFIETTQGKARVIAREIAQIPGVKTAHTVTGPYDVITFVEADSISVLGDFIVSKIQGITGVLRTLTNVVIDAH